The Paraburkholderia sp. ZP32-5 genome includes a window with the following:
- a CDS encoding TetR/AcrR family transcriptional regulator: MNQPKIKRDPEGTRRRILLAAAEEFANGGLFGARVDQIARRAETNERMLYYYFGSKEQLFTAVLEHAFSALNEAERTLELNGVAPVEAVTRLAHFVWDYYRDHPELLRLVNNENLHEARYMAKSTRIREMISPIVATLGGILERGQRAGLFRANVDPLRFYVTLSGMGYYIVSNRYTIEATLGRDFSSPAERSEVIQMNTELLLAYLLRK; this comes from the coding sequence ATGAATCAGCCGAAAATCAAAAGAGATCCTGAAGGCACGCGGCGCCGCATTCTGCTTGCGGCTGCCGAAGAGTTTGCTAATGGTGGGCTGTTCGGCGCGCGCGTCGACCAGATCGCCCGCCGGGCAGAAACCAATGAACGTATGCTCTATTACTACTTCGGTAGCAAGGAGCAGCTCTTCACCGCGGTACTCGAGCACGCGTTCAGCGCACTCAATGAAGCGGAACGTACGCTCGAACTGAATGGCGTGGCGCCGGTCGAGGCCGTTACGCGTCTTGCGCATTTCGTTTGGGACTACTACCGCGACCATCCCGAGCTGCTGCGGCTCGTCAATAACGAGAACCTGCACGAAGCACGCTATATGGCGAAGTCGACGCGAATCCGCGAAATGATTTCGCCGATCGTTGCGACGCTCGGCGGCATTCTCGAGCGCGGCCAGCGCGCCGGACTGTTTCGCGCGAATGTCGATCCGCTGCGCTTTTACGTGACGCTGTCGGGCATGGGCTATTACATCGTGTCGAACCGCTACACGATCGAGGCGACACTCGGCCGCGATTTCAGCAGCCCCGCCGAGCGCAGCGAAGTGATCCAGATGAATACCGAGTTGCTGCTCGCGTATTTGCTGAGAAAGTAG
- a CDS encoding polyhydroxyalkanoate depolymerase, whose translation MLYQLHEFQRAMLSPLTAWAQAASKSFANPASPLAYIPGATRLSAGYELLYRLGKDYEKPEFNIHQIVKDGHNIPIVEQTFIEKPFCRLTRFKRFADDSDAVTQLKDEPVVLVCAPLSGHHATLLRDTVRTLLQDHKVYITDWIDARMVPFEAGEFHLDDYVAYIQEFIRHIGAKNLHVISVCQPTVPVLAAISLMASRGEDTPRTMTMMGGPIDARKSPTSVNSLATQHSYEWFENNVIFTVPPNYPGVGRKVYPGFLQHTGFVAMNPGRHAASHWDYYQSLLRGDEDDAEAHRRFYDEYNAVLDMDADYYLDTIRVVFQEFSLAEGTWDVAGERVRPQDIKHTALFTIEGELDDISGDGQTYAAHDLCSGIPAKDKQHFTAEKCGHYGIFSGRRWRTIIYPQLRDFILEHNKPEKTTRVAKENVEA comes from the coding sequence ATGCTCTATCAATTGCATGAATTCCAGCGGGCGATGCTGAGCCCACTCACCGCCTGGGCTCAGGCCGCATCGAAGTCGTTTGCGAATCCCGCTAGTCCATTAGCCTATATACCGGGCGCCACGCGTCTCTCCGCCGGTTACGAATTGCTTTACCGGCTCGGCAAGGATTACGAGAAACCTGAGTTCAATATTCACCAGATCGTCAAGGACGGTCACAACATCCCGATCGTCGAGCAGACCTTCATCGAGAAGCCGTTCTGCCGTCTGACTCGCTTCAAGCGCTTCGCCGACGATAGCGACGCTGTTACCCAATTGAAAGACGAACCGGTCGTGCTGGTCTGCGCGCCGTTGTCGGGACACCACGCCACGCTGCTGCGCGACACCGTGCGCACGTTGCTGCAAGACCACAAGGTCTACATCACCGACTGGATCGACGCCCGCATGGTGCCGTTCGAGGCTGGCGAATTCCATCTGGACGACTACGTCGCGTATATCCAGGAATTCATCCGCCACATCGGCGCGAAGAATCTGCACGTGATCTCCGTGTGCCAGCCGACCGTGCCGGTGCTCGCGGCCATTTCGCTGATGGCGAGCCGCGGCGAGGACACGCCGCGCACGATGACAATGATGGGTGGCCCGATCGACGCCCGCAAAAGCCCGACGTCGGTCAACTCGCTCGCCACGCAGCACTCGTACGAGTGGTTCGAGAACAACGTGATCTTCACGGTGCCGCCGAATTATCCGGGCGTGGGCCGCAAGGTTTATCCGGGCTTCCTGCAGCACACCGGCTTCGTCGCGATGAACCCGGGCCGTCACGCGGCATCGCACTGGGATTACTACCAGAGCCTGCTGCGCGGCGACGAAGACGACGCCGAAGCGCATCGCCGCTTCTACGACGAATACAACGCGGTGCTCGACATGGACGCCGACTATTACCTCGACACGATCCGCGTCGTGTTCCAGGAATTCAGTCTGGCCGAAGGTACATGGGACGTCGCCGGCGAGCGGGTGCGGCCGCAGGACATCAAGCACACGGCGCTGTTCACGATCGAGGGCGAACTCGACGATATCTCGGGCGACGGTCAGACTTACGCCGCGCACGATCTGTGCAGTGGCATCCCGGCGAAGGACAAGCAGCACTTCACCGCGGAAAAATGCGGCCACTACGGCATTTTCTCGGGACGCCGCTGGCGCACGATCATTTATCCGCAATTGCGCGACTTTATTCTCGAGCACAACAAGCCGGAGAAAACGACCCGGGTGGCGAAGGAAAACGTCGAAGCCTGA
- a CDS encoding glycoside hydrolase family 15 protein has protein sequence MPALIEDYALIGDGHTAALVSREGSVDWLCWPRFDSGACFAALLGTPENGRWQIAPAALTETDQPDAQDAPSVTIKRRYRGETLILETDFETPEGAVTLIDFMPPGNGWSEMVRIVVGRRGTVRMKMELVLRFDYGFSIPWVDKLKNDSGIKAIVGPDNAVLRTPVELRGEDMKTFAEFTVSEGERVPFSLAYAQSHLRIPPARDPHTALARTENHWLEWSARGTVEGRWAEPIRRSLITLRALAYEPTGGIVAAPTTSLPEQLGGTRNWDYRYCWLRDATITLLAMMRGGYYDEARAWRSWLGRVMAGAPDQLQIMYGIAGERRLPESEVDWLPGYQGAKPVRIGNNAVGQRQLDVYGEVMNALHLARVGGLQADETAWSVQCAMLKHLETIWREPDEGIWETRGGRQHFTFSKVMAWVAFDRAIRSAEMFKLDGPLDEWRATRDTIHADVCEKAWNPELNAFAQYYGSDQLDASVLLLPLVAFLPPKDPRIKGTVEAIEKNLMHGGFVMRYRTTEYDDGLPPGEGTFLACSFWMVDNLALQGRMSEAIEMYERLLGLCNDVGLLSEEYEPVAKRLVGNFPQAFSHVALVHTGLNLMKHEQEMAQATGQPPHNGSRKTELEGQASPDSGAAASSVA, from the coding sequence ATGCCCGCACTTATTGAAGACTACGCACTCATCGGCGACGGCCATACGGCCGCGCTCGTCTCCCGAGAAGGTTCCGTCGACTGGCTCTGCTGGCCGCGCTTCGACTCCGGTGCCTGCTTCGCCGCGTTGCTCGGCACGCCCGAGAATGGCCGCTGGCAGATCGCGCCCGCCGCGCTGACCGAAACAGATCAACCCGATGCGCAGGATGCGCCGTCCGTCACGATCAAGCGCCGTTATCGCGGCGAAACGCTGATCCTTGAAACCGATTTCGAAACGCCCGAAGGCGCTGTCACGCTGATCGACTTCATGCCGCCCGGCAACGGCTGGTCGGAGATGGTGCGTATCGTCGTCGGCAGGCGCGGCACCGTGCGTATGAAGATGGAGTTGGTGCTGCGCTTCGACTACGGCTTTTCGATTCCGTGGGTCGACAAGCTGAAGAACGACAGCGGCATCAAGGCGATCGTCGGCCCCGATAATGCGGTGCTGCGCACGCCGGTCGAGCTGCGCGGCGAGGACATGAAGACCTTCGCCGAATTCACCGTCAGCGAAGGCGAGCGCGTGCCCTTTTCGCTCGCGTATGCGCAATCGCATCTGCGCATTCCGCCGGCGCGCGATCCGCATACCGCGCTCGCGCGCACCGAGAATCACTGGCTCGAATGGTCGGCGCGCGGCACCGTGGAAGGCCGCTGGGCCGAGCCGATCCGCCGCTCGCTGATTACGCTGCGGGCGCTCGCCTACGAGCCGACCGGCGGCATCGTCGCGGCGCCCACCACGTCGCTGCCCGAGCAGCTCGGCGGCACCCGCAACTGGGACTACCGCTACTGCTGGCTGCGCGATGCCACGATCACGCTGCTCGCGATGATGCGCGGCGGCTACTACGACGAAGCGCGCGCGTGGCGCAGCTGGCTCGGCCGCGTGATGGCGGGCGCGCCGGATCAGTTGCAGATCATGTATGGGATCGCCGGCGAGCGGCGCCTGCCCGAATCCGAAGTCGACTGGCTGCCCGGCTACCAGGGCGCGAAGCCGGTGCGCATCGGCAACAACGCGGTCGGGCAGCGGCAGCTCGACGTCTACGGCGAAGTGATGAACGCGCTGCATCTCGCGCGCGTCGGCGGCTTGCAGGCGGACGAAACCGCGTGGAGCGTGCAGTGCGCGATGCTCAAGCACCTCGAGACGATCTGGCGCGAGCCCGACGAAGGCATCTGGGAAACGCGCGGCGGCCGCCAGCACTTCACGTTCTCGAAGGTGATGGCATGGGTCGCGTTCGATCGCGCGATCCGCTCGGCCGAAATGTTCAAGCTCGACGGCCCGCTCGACGAATGGCGCGCGACGCGCGACACGATCCACGCCGACGTCTGCGAGAAAGCGTGGAATCCGGAGCTCAACGCATTCGCGCAGTACTACGGCAGCGACCAGCTCGACGCGAGCGTGCTGCTGCTGCCGCTGGTCGCGTTCCTGCCGCCGAAAGATCCGCGTATCAAGGGCACCGTCGAGGCGATCGAAAAAAACCTGATGCACGGCGGCTTCGTGATGCGCTACCGCACCACCGAATACGACGACGGCCTGCCGCCCGGCGAGGGCACTTTCCTCGCCTGTTCGTTCTGGATGGTCGACAACCTCGCGCTGCAGGGTCGCATGAGCGAGGCGATCGAGATGTACGAGCGGCTGCTCGGGCTGTGCAACGACGTCGGCCTGCTGTCCGAGGAATACGAGCCGGTCGCGAAACGGCTCGTCGGTAATTTTCCGCAGGCGTTCTCGCACGTGGCGCTCGTGCACACCGGGCTCAACCTGATGAAACACGAGCAGGAAATGGCGCAGGCGACCGGGCAGCCTCCACATAACGGCAGCCGGAAGACGGAGCTTGAGGGGCAGGCAAGCCCTGATAGCGGCGCAGCAGCATCGTCAGTAGCATGA
- a CDS encoding DUF3096 domain-containing protein, translated as MNVTLSLGPLVSLIAGILILIMPRLLNYIVALYLIIIGIIGIFGVGSSHL; from the coding sequence ATGAACGTCACACTCAGCCTGGGCCCGCTCGTTTCGCTGATCGCCGGCATCCTGATCCTGATCATGCCGCGCCTGCTGAACTACATCGTCGCGCTCTATCTGATCATCATCGGCATCATCGGGATCTTCGGCGTGGGGTCGTCGCATCTGTAA
- a CDS encoding lactonase family protein, which translates to MLMVSIAASPAYSQDSGPVPADGVYTMLVGTYTGGKSEGIYVYRFDTKTGAATQVSVARTVNPSFLVVSRDRRFVYSVNELPGDNGPATQRGDISAFGFDAARGQLTFLNKVSSDGNDPCYLSISPDGKYLLTANYSVAPDPGGSFAVFPLQADGQVGTSVQTVHHEGGGPVKGRQDNSHVHSTVFSPDGHYLFTQDLGADKLYAYRYTVQSGTAPGSGPFVATDWGYTQQKAGTGPRHLIFGADGKHAYLTSELAATVSTFDYHDGRLKLVQTLPLSAPGFKGQVGAAAIHLSPDGRFVYASNRGDANEIVIFAVDPANGHLKQIGRQSSLGKSPREFTIDPTGNWLIVGNQLSDTVYVFKRDQRTGLLDPTPKQHFELGSPVDFKLVSPS; encoded by the coding sequence ATGCTCATGGTTTCGATCGCTGCTTCGCCCGCGTACTCGCAAGATTCTGGCCCGGTCCCCGCGGACGGTGTCTATACGATGCTGGTCGGCACTTACACCGGCGGCAAAAGCGAGGGCATCTACGTATATCGCTTCGACACGAAGACCGGTGCCGCGACCCAGGTGTCGGTGGCCCGCACGGTCAACCCGTCGTTCCTCGTGGTGAGCCGCGATCGCCGGTTCGTCTATTCGGTCAACGAGCTGCCCGGCGACAACGGTCCGGCCACGCAGCGCGGTGACATCAGCGCGTTCGGCTTCGATGCCGCGCGCGGACAACTGACGTTTCTGAACAAGGTGTCGTCCGACGGTAACGATCCGTGCTATCTGAGCATCTCGCCGGACGGCAAATATCTGTTGACCGCGAACTATTCGGTCGCGCCCGACCCGGGCGGCAGCTTCGCGGTGTTTCCCCTGCAGGCCGATGGCCAGGTCGGCACCTCGGTGCAGACCGTGCATCACGAGGGCGGCGGTCCGGTGAAGGGCAGACAGGACAACTCGCACGTCCATTCGACGGTGTTTTCTCCTGACGGCCACTATCTGTTCACGCAGGACCTCGGCGCCGACAAGCTGTACGCGTACCGCTACACCGTGCAGAGCGGCACGGCCCCCGGCTCGGGCCCGTTCGTCGCAACCGACTGGGGCTACACGCAGCAGAAGGCCGGCACGGGACCGCGTCATCTGATCTTCGGCGCCGACGGCAAGCATGCGTATCTGACGAGCGAACTTGCCGCGACGGTCAGCACGTTCGATTATCACGACGGCAGGTTGAAACTCGTGCAGACCTTGCCGCTGTCCGCACCGGGCTTCAAGGGGCAGGTGGGCGCCGCGGCGATTCATCTGTCGCCGGACGGCCGCTTCGTGTACGCATCCAATCGCGGCGACGCGAACGAGATCGTGATCTTCGCCGTCGACCCGGCCAATGGACATCTGAAGCAGATCGGCCGTCAGTCGAGCCTCGGCAAGTCGCCGCGCGAATTCACGATCGATCCGACCGGCAACTGGCTGATCGTCGGCAATCAGTTGAGCGACACCGTGTACGTGTTCAAGCGCGATCAGCGCACCGGCCTGCTCGACCCGACGCCGAAGCAGCATTTCGAACTGGGCTCGCCGGTCGATTTCAAGCTGGTGTCGCCGTCGTGA
- a CDS encoding DNA translocase FtsK, which produces MHTVVLGWFGGSAVWFIPLLWRLVKSVLPGGAGLRGPGTIRLWLGFVCVLLASCTLEASLIDIAGVNGFGHALAAGLGHLLGHIGTPLAALALLLVSLPWLIDFRWSDFAAWADGAFGLGLSRGLAKRDEEARRHRSADEGLPSHASPATNTMAPKNSRGRYARPTVWRPPANGRAAATGAAGATAARDASARGTATGWRADTGTGAARGAAKPAEPVLRTGSIASSRTAPSMQTTGIDKTADRAANHPANNTNPPFVPTEPVAPAGWLRVSEPRAATPSSGVAGAAGAAPRDGASSQTGRRSIGEQRPAGTFGSSAALAATAATAAGVSARAAQAMTARSASGAGVGATAGSINSAARGNRTSPLQRPADPAAPFSRGMPPRQSFPAATRANGASGITPSSAIRRLTPESTQPLGGAPKVAPPESVQDTLRSIAENAARWTDMAGVSLARSRGLDEAKIGEVTSANAPSGAAQPGSGAQRLDDAGTVSADHAQLPSRQGVEQAAQPEQLRDDAVPVDLTGAQPTAAVDAVGGSSDESVAQWPTEPPVIHAASVAAPQSADAAGSAAEAREDSVGSLEATAAAPATFAAAGPGPAAEVELAMTSVVAAAHVGSTLVEAASSPFQRFAASLEDDASQFESEAAESATQAGSHAPIGDTVTTTVVEAAGHSAAEQTTSTSANTPSQTSPHEQSAPAVRPVDAVAAAPAQPLAPVAEIVIDKGLVAWDSKLGAGATQPAVSAPQVSQSRTPMPPSSSTAATSIASESAPSPEQTAVHSSAAPTATEHANASASSAETGAPTVAAPIPVQSVASNVVRFPGFAAPVINIETPAERNEHGIAGTSPAGLSAAPVPAPASPTPEPAHATHAPAPSSLTAPWLESTASTSPQPAPTETALAPATPLAPPPLATTTAPHPAVDTTTEQPAPIAPGAPTPLAAAATPSQATEPLAPPSAEPSTESPSAEPSTQRPALRGHAPVNGFEFHAPAASMVELPTLDLLAPADTHVEPISDEKLRETAQLIEQRLQEFKVPVTVVGASAGPVITRFEVEPALGVRGSQIVGLMKDLSRGLGLTSIRVVETIPGKTCMGLELPNAKRQTIRLSEILEASVYQNSPSQLTLAMGKDITGHPVVADLAKAPHMLVAGTTGSGKSVAINAMICSLLFKATPEEVRLIMIDPKMLELSVYEGIPHLLAPVVTDMKLAANALNWCVGEMEKRYRLMSAVGVRNLAGFNQKIRDTEAKGKKLGNPFSLTPDAPEPLAPLPLIVVVIDELADLMMVAGKKIEELIARLAQKARAAGIHLILATQRPSVDVITGLIKANIPTRVAFQVSSKIDSRTILDQMGAESLLGQGDMLFLPPGTGYPQRVHGAFVADDEVHAIVEYLKQFGEPQYEEGILDGPATDGGAAQDLFGDAPDAEADPLYDEAVAFVVRTRRASISSVQRQLRIGYNRAARLVEQMETAGLVSAMSINGSREVLAPGPAE; this is translated from the coding sequence ATGCACACGGTAGTGTTGGGCTGGTTCGGCGGGTCGGCCGTCTGGTTTATTCCTCTTTTGTGGCGCCTCGTGAAGTCGGTGCTGCCGGGCGGCGCAGGTTTGCGCGGACCCGGCACGATCCGTCTGTGGCTTGGCTTCGTCTGCGTGCTGCTCGCGAGCTGCACGCTGGAGGCGTCGCTGATCGACATCGCGGGCGTCAATGGCTTCGGTCACGCGCTCGCCGCGGGGCTCGGCCATCTGCTCGGCCATATCGGCACGCCGCTCGCGGCGCTCGCGCTGCTGCTCGTCAGCCTTCCCTGGCTCATCGATTTTCGCTGGAGCGACTTCGCCGCGTGGGCGGATGGCGCATTCGGCCTCGGTCTGTCGCGCGGGCTCGCGAAGCGCGACGAGGAAGCGCGCCGTCATCGCAGCGCCGACGAAGGTCTGCCGTCGCACGCTTCGCCGGCCACCAATACGATGGCGCCGAAAAACAGCAGGGGCCGTTACGCGCGGCCGACGGTCTGGCGCCCGCCCGCGAACGGACGTGCGGCGGCAACGGGCGCGGCTGGTGCGACAGCCGCGAGAGACGCGTCGGCGCGCGGCACCGCCACGGGCTGGCGCGCGGACACGGGAACCGGCGCGGCTCGCGGGGCAGCGAAGCCGGCGGAGCCGGTGTTGCGTACGGGATCGATCGCATCGTCGCGAACCGCGCCTTCGATGCAGACGACTGGCATCGACAAGACCGCGGACAGGGCCGCCAACCACCCGGCAAACAACACGAACCCGCCGTTCGTGCCGACCGAGCCGGTCGCGCCGGCCGGCTGGCTACGCGTTAGCGAGCCGCGCGCGGCTACGCCGTCGAGCGGAGTGGCGGGTGCGGCGGGAGCCGCGCCTCGCGACGGTGCATCGTCGCAGACGGGCCGTCGCTCGATCGGCGAACAGCGGCCGGCCGGTACCTTCGGCTCCAGCGCCGCGCTAGCGGCAACGGCGGCCACTGCAGCGGGAGTATCGGCCAGAGCTGCTCAGGCGATGACAGCGCGATCCGCGTCGGGCGCGGGCGTCGGCGCGACGGCGGGGTCGATCAATAGCGCGGCGCGCGGCAATCGGACATCGCCGCTGCAACGTCCGGCGGATCCTGCCGCGCCGTTCAGTCGTGGCATGCCGCCACGTCAATCGTTCCCGGCCGCCACGCGTGCGAATGGCGCGAGTGGCATTACGCCGTCGTCTGCGATACGCCGGCTCACGCCTGAGTCCACGCAACCGCTCGGCGGCGCGCCGAAAGTCGCGCCGCCCGAAAGCGTGCAGGACACGCTGCGCAGCATCGCGGAAAACGCCGCGCGCTGGACCGATATGGCCGGCGTGAGTCTCGCGCGTAGTCGTGGTTTGGATGAGGCGAAGATCGGTGAAGTCACGAGTGCGAACGCGCCGTCTGGCGCGGCGCAGCCGGGCAGCGGCGCGCAGCGTCTCGATGATGCCGGGACGGTTTCGGCGGACCACGCGCAGTTGCCTTCGCGGCAAGGTGTTGAACAGGCCGCACAGCCTGAGCAGTTGCGAGATGACGCCGTGCCGGTCGACCTGACTGGTGCGCAGCCGACCGCTGCCGTCGATGCAGTTGGCGGAAGCAGCGATGAGTCCGTTGCGCAGTGGCCGACTGAGCCGCCGGTGATTCATGCAGCGTCGGTGGCTGCGCCTCAAAGTGCGGATGCCGCGGGATCGGCGGCTGAAGCGCGTGAAGATTCGGTTGGCTCATTAGAGGCCACTGCGGCCGCGCCGGCTACGTTTGCGGCTGCCGGACCTGGGCCTGCGGCGGAAGTTGAGCTCGCCATGACGTCAGTGGTTGCCGCCGCGCATGTTGGGTCGACGCTCGTAGAGGCGGCGTCTTCGCCGTTTCAGCGTTTCGCGGCGAGCCTGGAAGATGACGCCTCGCAGTTCGAAAGCGAAGCTGCGGAATCGGCGACTCAGGCCGGCAGCCACGCGCCGATCGGCGATACAGTCACAACGACAGTCGTCGAAGCCGCCGGACATTCGGCCGCCGAGCAAACGACAAGCACATCTGCCAACACGCCTAGCCAGACTTCGCCGCACGAGCAATCCGCTCCGGCGGTCCGGCCGGTCGACGCCGTCGCTGCGGCGCCAGCGCAGCCGCTAGCGCCGGTCGCCGAGATCGTCATCGATAAAGGGCTCGTGGCTTGGGATAGCAAGCTCGGTGCTGGCGCGACGCAACCGGCGGTGTCCGCGCCGCAGGTCTCGCAGTCGCGCACGCCTATGCCGCCCTCGTCGAGCACGGCGGCGACGTCTATCGCGAGCGAATCCGCGCCCTCGCCAGAGCAAACGGCGGTTCACTCGTCCGCGGCGCCTACCGCGACAGAACACGCAAACGCATCGGCGTCGTCGGCCGAAACCGGTGCACCTACTGTCGCCGCGCCGATTCCGGTGCAAAGCGTCGCGTCCAACGTCGTGCGCTTTCCGGGCTTCGCCGCGCCGGTGATCAACATCGAAACGCCTGCTGAGCGGAATGAGCACGGGATCGCGGGCACGTCGCCCGCCGGGCTATCGGCCGCACCTGTACCGGCACCGGCATCGCCGACACCCGAGCCTGCGCACGCAACACATGCGCCGGCGCCGTCATCGTTAACCGCGCCTTGGCTCGAATCAACCGCATCGACGTCGCCGCAACCGGCGCCGACAGAGACCGCGCTGGCACCCGCCACGCCGCTCGCACCGCCCCCACTCGCGACAACGACAGCGCCCCACCCTGCCGTTGACACCACAACCGAGCAGCCCGCACCGATAGCACCCGGCGCGCCTACCCCACTCGCGGCAGCGGCAACGCCATCGCAAGCAACCGAACCGCTGGCGCCGCCTTCCGCTGAGCCGTCCACCGAGTCACCCTCCGCAGAGCCCTCCACCCAGCGCCCTGCCCTGCGCGGCCACGCACCGGTCAACGGCTTCGAGTTCCACGCCCCGGCCGCATCGATGGTCGAACTGCCGACGCTCGATCTGCTCGCCCCCGCGGACACTCACGTCGAGCCGATCTCGGACGAAAAGCTCCGCGAAACCGCGCAGTTGATCGAGCAGCGCCTGCAGGAATTCAAGGTGCCCGTGACCGTGGTCGGCGCATCGGCGGGTCCGGTGATCACGCGCTTCGAGGTCGAACCGGCGCTCGGCGTGCGCGGCAGTCAGATCGTCGGATTGATGAAAGATCTGTCGCGCGGCCTCGGCCTCACGTCGATCCGCGTCGTCGAGACGATTCCCGGCAAGACCTGCATGGGCCTCGAACTGCCGAACGCGAAGCGTCAGACGATCCGGCTCTCCGAAATCCTCGAAGCGAGCGTCTACCAGAATTCGCCTTCGCAACTGACGCTCGCGATGGGCAAGGACATCACCGGCCATCCGGTCGTCGCCGATCTCGCGAAAGCGCCGCATATGCTGGTCGCCGGTACGACCGGTTCGGGCAAGTCGGTCGCGATCAACGCGATGATCTGCTCGTTGCTGTTCAAGGCGACGCCCGAGGAAGTGCGGCTGATCATGATCGATCCGAAGATGCTGGAGCTGTCGGTCTACGAAGGCATTCCGCATCTGCTCGCACCGGTCGTCACCGATATGAAGCTCGCGGCCAACGCGCTGAACTGGTGCGTCGGCGAAATGGAGAAGCGCTACCGGCTGATGTCGGCGGTCGGCGTGCGCAATCTCGCGGGCTTCAACCAGAAGATCCGCGATACCGAGGCGAAGGGCAAGAAGCTCGGCAACCCGTTCTCGTTGACGCCCGACGCGCCGGAGCCGCTCGCGCCGCTGCCGCTGATCGTCGTCGTGATCGACGAACTCGCCGATCTGATGATGGTGGCCGGCAAGAAGATCGAAGAGCTGATCGCGCGGCTCGCGCAGAAAGCGCGCGCGGCCGGCATCCACCTGATTCTGGCGACGCAGCGGCCATCCGTCGACGTGATCACCGGCCTGATCAAGGCCAATATTCCGACGCGCGTTGCGTTCCAGGTGTCGTCGAAAATCGACTCGCGCACGATCCTCGACCAGATGGGCGCCGAATCGCTGCTCGGCCAGGGCGACATGCTGTTCCTGCCGCCCGGCACCGGCTATCCGCAACGCGTGCACGGCGCGTTCGTCGCCGACGACGAAGTGCATGCGATCGTCGAGTATCTGAAGCAGTTCGGCGAGCCGCAGTACGAGGAAGGCATTCTCGACGGCCCGGCCACCGACGGCGGCGCGGCGCAGGACCTGTTCGGCGACGCGCCGGATGCGGAAGCCGATCCGCTGTACGACGAAGCGGTCGCGTTCGTCGTGCGTACGCGGCGCGCGTCGATCTCGTCGGTGCAGCGGCAGTTGCGCATCGGCTATAACCGCGCGGCGCGTCTGGTCGAGCAGATGGAAACGGCCGGGCTCGTGTCGGCGATGAGTATCAACGGCAGCCGCGAAGTGCTGGCACCTGGGCCGGCGGAATAG
- a CDS encoding META domain-containing protein: MLNRSTPRRLARFAPCLRTAVATLSVAALLGACAIPKHTDASAPPPDPFNPAAAQLLDDTDWVLSSWKQADGTARTVPAKDQGPLTLALSTEGGRRHASGFSGCNHFTGSYMLKDGKLSFGPLAGTRMACNSPGGQIEAPFLDALAHIDRTGVQMRPPQQMQLILENGDTLVFDRADR; encoded by the coding sequence ATGCTCAACCGCTCCACCCCGCGACGTCTTGCGCGCTTTGCTCCGTGTCTGCGCACGGCTGTCGCCACGTTGAGCGTCGCCGCGCTGCTCGGCGCGTGCGCGATCCCGAAGCACACCGATGCGTCCGCGCCGCCGCCCGATCCGTTCAACCCCGCCGCCGCGCAATTGCTCGACGACACCGACTGGGTGCTGAGTTCGTGGAAACAGGCCGACGGCACCGCGCGCACGGTGCCGGCGAAGGATCAGGGGCCACTGACGCTCGCGTTGTCCACCGAAGGCGGCCGGCGTCATGCGAGCGGCTTTTCCGGCTGTAACCATTTCACGGGTTCTTACATGCTGAAGGACGGCAAGCTCAGTTTCGGTCCGCTGGCCGGCACGCGCATGGCGTGCAACTCGCCGGGCGGCCAGATCGAAGCACCGTTTCTCGACGCGCTCGCGCACATCGATCGCACCGGTGTGCAGATGCGCCCGCCGCAGCAGATGCAGTTGATCCTGGAAAACGGCGACACGCTCGTGTTCGACCGCGCCGACAGATGA